From Nicotiana tabacum cultivar K326 chromosome 22, ASM71507v2, whole genome shotgun sequence, one genomic window encodes:
- the LOC107791245 gene encoding uncharacterized protein LOC107791245 isoform X2: protein MEKEHGDPLPVQPTPVVDAAETGEHKQLQQSTRPRPKRFVKNQIPDSILNDAALNAAISLLPQNYNFEIHKCVWRVRTSGAKRVALQFPEGLLMYSLIISDILSTFTSAAHCFILGDVTYGACCVDDLSAAALSADLLIHFGHSCLVPIDSTTIPCLYIFVEISIDLYRFHLEAFMIANPGIKTYRYDPYVGKLFLEEYDHKGMKEERKRAIEKARREAKNWGIVLGTLGRQGNPRILDRLEKKMAEKGMTWTVVLMSEISPTRIALFEDAVDAWIQIACPRLSIDWGDAFTKPLLTPFEAEIALGDLSGWWERKKVVNSDVCCDEALKCSKNESSGACDNGGEKVKEGVLVDYPMDYYAQDGGEWNSCYSKKPARLSQRISQACNGNSAIKCSKC from the exons atGGAGAAGGAACACGGCGACCCTCTCCCGGTACAGCCTACTCCGGTGGTTGACGCGGCGGAGACAGGCGAGCATAAGCAACTGCAGCAATCAACTCGGCCACGTCCGAAGCGGTTCGTGAAGAACCAAATACCAGATTCCATTCTAAACGATGCGGCACTCAACGCCGCCATATCTCTTCTACCTCAAAACTACAACTTTGAAATCCACAAGTGCGTATGGCGCGTTCGCACTTCGGGTGCCAAGCGCGTCGCCCTCCAGTTCCCCGAGGGTCTCCTCATGTACTCCCTCATCATCTCCGATATACTCTCCACTTTCACTTCCGCCGCTCACTGTTTCATCCTCGGCGACGTGACTTACGGCGCGTGTTGCGTCGACGACCTTTCCGCCGCAGCTCTTTCCGCTGATCTCCTCATCCATTTCGGCCATAGCTGCCTAGTTCCTATTGATTCCACCACTATCCCTTGCCTTTACATATTTGTCGAAATCTCAATCGATCTCTACAG GTTTCATTTGGAGGCATTTATGATAGCGAATCCGGGGATAAAGACGTATAGGTATGATCCGTATGTAGGGAAGTTGTTTTTGGAGGAGTATGATCATAAGGGAATGAaggaggagagaaagagagcgaTTGAGAAGGCAAGGAGGGAGGCTAAGAATTGGGGGATAGTGCTTGGGACATTAGGTAGGCAAGGGAATCCGAGGATATTAGATAGGTTGGAGAAGAAGATGGCAGAGAAGGGGATGACTTGGACAGTTGTGTTGATGTCAGAGATATCTCCTACAAGGATTGCGTTGTTTGAGGATGCAGTAGATGCTTGGATTCAGATCGCGTGCCCTAGGTTGTCGATTGATTGGGGAGATGCGTTTACTAAGCCTTTGCTTACGCCATTTGAGGCCGAGATTGCGTTGGGTGATTTGTCCGGGTGGTGGGAAAGAAAGAAAGTAGTGAATTCAGATGTATGTTGCGATGAAGCTTTGAAGTGTTCAAAGAATGAATCTTCTGGTGCTTGTGATAATGGAGGTGAGAAAGTTAAGGAAGGGGTACTCGTTGATTATCCGATGGATTATTATGCCCAGGATGGTGGGGAGTGGAATTCTTGCTACTCCAAGAAGCCGGCTCGACTTTCACAAAGAATTAGTCAAGCTTGTAATGGTAACAGTGCCATCAAATGTTCTAAATGCTGA
- the LOC107791246 gene encoding protein IWS1 homolog 1-like isoform X1, translated as MSYNNDPYVDEEGEALVDFDEDVRSDHEQQEHFLGDNLDDDDAWNQRQRERSPTPVYDDPNKPKPRKRLIKKTSARESTPDIGIGDEDAYGGAADDDMAGIVRDESDDGGGKRKRFGMEFSEEKRKEKKRRDKGEKKFKLRRNGGYAGGSRLKEQEGDQEMKEMWDTIAGGDSEDDREGPKTLDDDNFIDDSGVDPADRYGSDNEPRSPSSAPQAEEGEEDDEIKKLFKGGKKKKKTEKSAAEIALLVENVMAELEVVAEEDAELNRQSKPAINKLKKLPLLIDVLSKKQLQQEFLDHGVLTLLRTWLEPLPDGSLPNINIRAAILKILTDYPIDLEQYDRREQLKKSGLGKVIMFLSKSDEETTANRKLAKDLVDKWSRPIFNKSTRFEDMRNFEDERAAQFRRPSLKKPMNKASGVESRDDDLDLAGFSQGQKSGPSSSRQLTSRPEAMSMDFLVRPQSKIDPEEVRARAKAMVQDQRRMKMNKKLQQLKAPKKKKLQATKLSVEGRGMVKYL; from the exons GTACGTAGATGAGGAAGGAGAGGCGTTGGTAGACTTTGATGAGGATGTCCGATCTGATCACGAGCAACAGGAACACTTCCTTGGCGACAATCTGGACGATGACGATGCATGGAATCAGAGACAGCGTGAACGGTCACCTACCCCAGTGTATGATGATCCTAACAAACCTAAGCCCAGGAAGCGGTTGATTAAGAAAACTTCGGCTAGAGAGAGCACACCAGATATTGGCATAGGGGATGAGGATGCTTATGGCGGTGCTGCTGATGATGACATGGCTGGCATCGTGCGTGATGAGTCGGACGACGGTGGTGGGAAGAGGAAGAGGTTTGGTATGGAGTTTAGTGAAGAGAAaaggaaggagaagaagaggagaGACAAAGGCGAGAAGAAGTTTAAGTTGAGGAGAAATGGGGGTTATGCTGGAGGAAGCAGGTTGAAGGAGCAGGAGGGTGATCAGGAGATGAAGGAGATGTGGGATACCATTGCTGGTGGTGACTCTGAG GATGACCGAGAAGGTCCGAAGACATTGGATGATGATAACTTCATTGATGATAGTGGTGTGGATCCAGCTGACAGGTATGGAAGTGACAATGAACCACGGTCTCCCAGCAGTGCACCACAG GCTGAAGAAGGGGAAGAggatgacgaaatcaagaagctcTTCAAGGGaggcaagaagaaaaagaaaactgaaaagagTGCAGCAGAAATTGCATTGCTAGTAGAGAATGTTATGGCTGAGCTTGAAGTTGTTGCTGAAGAGGACGCGGAACTGAATAGACAGTCTAAACCTGctataaataaactaaaaaagCTTCCTCTTCTCATAGACGTCCTATCAAA GAAGCAACTTCAGCAAGAATTTTTAGATCATGGAGTATTGACTCTTTTGAGGACTTGGCTTGAGCCCCTTCCAGATGGAAGCCTGCCTAATATAAACATTCGTGCTGCAATCCTAAAGATCCTTACTGAT TATCCTATTGATCTTGAGCAGTATGATAGAAGAGAGCAGTTGAAAAAGAGTGGTCTTGGAAAG GTTATTATGTTCCTCTCAAAGTCAGATGAGGAGACTACAGCTAACAGGAAACTTGCTAAGGATTTGGTTGACAAATGG AGTCGACCAATATTCAACAAGAGTACAAGGTTTGAAGACATGAGAAACTTTGAAGATGAGAGAGCTGCTCAATTTAGGCGGCCTTCCTTGAAAAA ACCCATGAATAAAGCTTCAGGAGTGGAATCCAGAGACGATGACCTTGACTTGGCTGGATTTTCACA GGGCCAAAAGTCTGGTCCGTCATCTTCCAGGCAACTTACATCAAGGCCTGAAGCAATGTCAATGGATTTTCTGGTGCGTCCACAATCTAAGATTGATCCTGAAGAAGTTAGGGCAAGGGCTAAAGCAATGGTTCAAGACCAGCGCCGAATGAAG ATGAATAAGAAACTGCAGCAGTTAAAAGCTCCAAAAAAGAAGAAACTCCAAGCTACGAAACTCAGCGTGGAGGGTCGTGGCATGGTGAAGTACCTCTAG
- the LOC107791246 gene encoding protein IWS1 homolog 1-like isoform X2: MSYNNDPYVDEEGEALVDFDEDVRSDHEQQEHFLGDNLDDDDAWNQRQRERSPTPVYDDPNKPKPRKRLIKKTSARESTPDIGIGDEDAYGGAADDDMAGIVRDESDDGGGKRKRFGMEFSEEKRKEKKRRDKGEKKFKLRRNGGYAGGSRLKEQEGDQEMKEMWDTIAGGDSEDDREGPKTLDDDNFIDDSGVDPADRYGSDNEPRSPSSAPQAEEGEEDDEIKKLFKGGKKKKKTEKSAAEIALLVENVMAELEVVAEEDAELNRQSKPAINKLKKLPLLIDVLSKKQLQQEFLDHGVLTLLRTWLEPLPDGSLPNINIRAAILKILTDYDRREQLKKSGLGKVIMFLSKSDEETTANRKLAKDLVDKWSRPIFNKSTRFEDMRNFEDERAAQFRRPSLKKPMNKASGVESRDDDLDLAGFSQGQKSGPSSSRQLTSRPEAMSMDFLVRPQSKIDPEEVRARAKAMVQDQRRMKMNKKLQQLKAPKKKKLQATKLSVEGRGMVKYL; encoded by the exons GTACGTAGATGAGGAAGGAGAGGCGTTGGTAGACTTTGATGAGGATGTCCGATCTGATCACGAGCAACAGGAACACTTCCTTGGCGACAATCTGGACGATGACGATGCATGGAATCAGAGACAGCGTGAACGGTCACCTACCCCAGTGTATGATGATCCTAACAAACCTAAGCCCAGGAAGCGGTTGATTAAGAAAACTTCGGCTAGAGAGAGCACACCAGATATTGGCATAGGGGATGAGGATGCTTATGGCGGTGCTGCTGATGATGACATGGCTGGCATCGTGCGTGATGAGTCGGACGACGGTGGTGGGAAGAGGAAGAGGTTTGGTATGGAGTTTAGTGAAGAGAAaaggaaggagaagaagaggagaGACAAAGGCGAGAAGAAGTTTAAGTTGAGGAGAAATGGGGGTTATGCTGGAGGAAGCAGGTTGAAGGAGCAGGAGGGTGATCAGGAGATGAAGGAGATGTGGGATACCATTGCTGGTGGTGACTCTGAG GATGACCGAGAAGGTCCGAAGACATTGGATGATGATAACTTCATTGATGATAGTGGTGTGGATCCAGCTGACAGGTATGGAAGTGACAATGAACCACGGTCTCCCAGCAGTGCACCACAG GCTGAAGAAGGGGAAGAggatgacgaaatcaagaagctcTTCAAGGGaggcaagaagaaaaagaaaactgaaaagagTGCAGCAGAAATTGCATTGCTAGTAGAGAATGTTATGGCTGAGCTTGAAGTTGTTGCTGAAGAGGACGCGGAACTGAATAGACAGTCTAAACCTGctataaataaactaaaaaagCTTCCTCTTCTCATAGACGTCCTATCAAA GAAGCAACTTCAGCAAGAATTTTTAGATCATGGAGTATTGACTCTTTTGAGGACTTGGCTTGAGCCCCTTCCAGATGGAAGCCTGCCTAATATAAACATTCGTGCTGCAATCCTAAAGATCCTTACTGAT TATGATAGAAGAGAGCAGTTGAAAAAGAGTGGTCTTGGAAAG GTTATTATGTTCCTCTCAAAGTCAGATGAGGAGACTACAGCTAACAGGAAACTTGCTAAGGATTTGGTTGACAAATGG AGTCGACCAATATTCAACAAGAGTACAAGGTTTGAAGACATGAGAAACTTTGAAGATGAGAGAGCTGCTCAATTTAGGCGGCCTTCCTTGAAAAA ACCCATGAATAAAGCTTCAGGAGTGGAATCCAGAGACGATGACCTTGACTTGGCTGGATTTTCACA GGGCCAAAAGTCTGGTCCGTCATCTTCCAGGCAACTTACATCAAGGCCTGAAGCAATGTCAATGGATTTTCTGGTGCGTCCACAATCTAAGATTGATCCTGAAGAAGTTAGGGCAAGGGCTAAAGCAATGGTTCAAGACCAGCGCCGAATGAAG ATGAATAAGAAACTGCAGCAGTTAAAAGCTCCAAAAAAGAAGAAACTCCAAGCTACGAAACTCAGCGTGGAGGGTCGTGGCATGGTGAAGTACCTCTAG
- the LOC107791245 gene encoding uncharacterized protein LOC107791245 isoform X1 produces the protein MEKEHGDPLPVQPTPVVDAAETGEHKQLQQSTRPRPKRFVKNQIPDSILNDAALNAAISLLPQNYNFEIHKCVWRVRTSGAKRVALQFPEGLLMYSLIISDILSTFTSAAHCFILGDVTYGACCVDDLSAAALSADLLIHFGHSCLVPIDSTTIPCLYIFVEISIDLYRLLHELKLNFNNTSTYDNIIVAGTIQFAGAIRAVKPELEKIGFKVLIPQAKPLSAGEVLGCTAPSVMNKFSDSESVVLVFVADGRFHLEAFMIANPGIKTYRYDPYVGKLFLEEYDHKGMKEERKRAIEKARREAKNWGIVLGTLGRQGNPRILDRLEKKMAEKGMTWTVVLMSEISPTRIALFEDAVDAWIQIACPRLSIDWGDAFTKPLLTPFEAEIALGDLSGWWERKKVVNSDVCCDEALKCSKNESSGACDNGGEKVKEGVLVDYPMDYYAQDGGEWNSCYSKKPARLSQRISQACNGNSAIKCSKC, from the coding sequence atGGAGAAGGAACACGGCGACCCTCTCCCGGTACAGCCTACTCCGGTGGTTGACGCGGCGGAGACAGGCGAGCATAAGCAACTGCAGCAATCAACTCGGCCACGTCCGAAGCGGTTCGTGAAGAACCAAATACCAGATTCCATTCTAAACGATGCGGCACTCAACGCCGCCATATCTCTTCTACCTCAAAACTACAACTTTGAAATCCACAAGTGCGTATGGCGCGTTCGCACTTCGGGTGCCAAGCGCGTCGCCCTCCAGTTCCCCGAGGGTCTCCTCATGTACTCCCTCATCATCTCCGATATACTCTCCACTTTCACTTCCGCCGCTCACTGTTTCATCCTCGGCGACGTGACTTACGGCGCGTGTTGCGTCGACGACCTTTCCGCCGCAGCTCTTTCCGCTGATCTCCTCATCCATTTCGGCCATAGCTGCCTAGTTCCTATTGATTCCACCACTATCCCTTGCCTTTACATATTTGTCGAAATCTCAATCGATCTCTACAGGTTGTTACATGAACTCAAGCTCAATTTTAACAATACTAGTACTTATGACAATATCATTGTGGCTGGAACAATTCAATTTGCTGGTGCAATTCGTGCTGTTAAGCCCGAGTTGGAAAAAATAGGGTTTAAGGTTTTGATCCCTCAAGCTAAACCCTTATCAGCTGGGGAAGTACTCGGCTGTACTGCCCCGAGTGTTATGAACAAGTTTTCTGATTCTGAGAGTGTGGTTTTGGTGTTTGTTGCTGATGGTAGGTTTCATTTGGAGGCATTTATGATAGCGAATCCGGGGATAAAGACGTATAGGTATGATCCGTATGTAGGGAAGTTGTTTTTGGAGGAGTATGATCATAAGGGAATGAaggaggagagaaagagagcgaTTGAGAAGGCAAGGAGGGAGGCTAAGAATTGGGGGATAGTGCTTGGGACATTAGGTAGGCAAGGGAATCCGAGGATATTAGATAGGTTGGAGAAGAAGATGGCAGAGAAGGGGATGACTTGGACAGTTGTGTTGATGTCAGAGATATCTCCTACAAGGATTGCGTTGTTTGAGGATGCAGTAGATGCTTGGATTCAGATCGCGTGCCCTAGGTTGTCGATTGATTGGGGAGATGCGTTTACTAAGCCTTTGCTTACGCCATTTGAGGCCGAGATTGCGTTGGGTGATTTGTCCGGGTGGTGGGAAAGAAAGAAAGTAGTGAATTCAGATGTATGTTGCGATGAAGCTTTGAAGTGTTCAAAGAATGAATCTTCTGGTGCTTGTGATAATGGAGGTGAGAAAGTTAAGGAAGGGGTACTCGTTGATTATCCGATGGATTATTATGCCCAGGATGGTGGGGAGTGGAATTCTTGCTACTCCAAGAAGCCGGCTCGACTTTCACAAAGAATTAGTCAAGCTTGTAATGGTAACAGTGCCATCAAATGTTCTAAATGCTGA
- the LOC107791244 gene encoding phosphomevalonate kinase, peroxisomal, producing the protein MAVVASAPGKVLMTGGYLVLERPNAGIVLSTNARFYAIVKPLYEEIKPESWAWAWADVKLTSPQMARETMYKLSLKHLKLQAVSSSESRNPFVEHAVEYAIAAAHATFDKDKTDILQKLLLRGLDITILGCNEFYSYRNQIEAHGLPLTPESLASLPPFTSITFNAEDSIGENRKPEVAKTGLGSSAAMTTAVVAALLHYLGVVNLSSLTEDQSHGRKDASNLDIVHVIAQTAHCIAQGKVGSGFDVSSAVYGSQRYVRFSPEVLSSAQNAGMATPLTEVIDDILKAKWDHERTKFSLPPLMALLLGEPGSGGSSTPSMVGAVKRWQKSDPQSSLETWRKLSEGNSALEMHLNTLCKLAERNYNVYECVINACSLLTAEKWPERANEPSQAEIVKELLGAREAMLGIRYYMRKMGEAAGIPIEPESQTHLLDTTMSMEGVLLAGVPGAGGFDAVFAVTLGASSKNVTKAWSSLNVLAMLVTEDPRGVSLEDNDPRAKEITAAVSAIQLQ; encoded by the exons ATGGCTGT CGTGGCCTCTGCTCCTGGAAAGGTTCTAATGACTGGAGGTTATCTTGTTTTGGAGAGGCCAAATGCTGGTATTGTACTGAGTACAAATGCTCGTTTTTATGCTATTGTGAAGCCACTTTACGAGGAAATTAAACCTGAAAGTTGGGCATGG GCATGGGCAGATGTTAAATTGACTTCTCCTCAGATGGCCAGAGAAACTATGTACAAATTGTCTCTTAAGCATTTAAAACTTCAAGCTGTCTCTTCCAG TGAATCAAGAAACCCCTTCGTAGAACATGCAGTGGAATATGCCATAGCAGCAGCCCATGCAACATTTGACAAAGATAAGACGGATATATTACAGAAACTACTTCTGAGAG GTCTTGATATAACAATCTTGGGTTGCAATGAGTTCTATTCGTATCGGAATCAG ATTGAAGCGCATGGACTCCCTCTTACACCTGAGTCATTGGCTTCCCTTCCACCTTTTACGTCAATCACTTTTAATGCAGAAGATTCAATTGGAGAAAATCGGAAGCCTGAAGTTGCAAAAACTGGATTGGGGTCATCAGCAGCTATGACAACAGCAGTTGTTGCTGCTTTGCTTCATTATCTTGGTGTTGTTAATCTATCCTCTTTGACTGAGGATCAATCCCACGGAAGGAAAGATGCTAGTAATCTTGATATTGTTCACGTGATAGCTCAAACTGCCCACTGCATTGCACAGGGTAAAGTTGGCAGCGGGTTTGATGTTAGTTCTGCAGTTTATGGCAGCCAACGCTATGTGCGGTTTTCACCTGAAGTGCTTTCTTCTGCTCAG AATGCAGGTATGGCAACACCACTAACAGAagtcattgatgatatcctaaaAGCCAAGTGGGACCATGAGAGGACCAAGTTTTCATTGCCTCCATTGATGGCTCTA TTACTTGGAGAACCAGGCAGTGGAGGATCTTCTACCCCATCAATGGTTGGTGCTGTTAAGAGATGGCAGAAATCTGATCCTCAGAGTTCTCTAGAAACATGGAGAAAGTTGTCAGAAGGAAACTCTGCCCTGGAAATGCACCTTAATACCTTATGTAAGTTGGCAGAAAGGAACTATAATGTTTATGAATGCGTCATCAATGCCTGCAGCCTGCTTACTGCAGAAAAG TGGCCTGAAAGAGCAAATGAACCAAGTCAAGCAGAAATTGTTAAAGAGTTATTAGGAGCCCGAGAGGCCATGCTTGGAATCAGGTATTATATGCGTAAAATGGGAGAGGCTGCAGGAATTCCG ATAGAACCTGAATCACAAACTCACCTTCTGGATACAACGATGAGTATGGAGGGAGTTCTGTTGGCTGGTGTTCCTGGTGCTGGTGGATTTGATGCAGTCTTTGCTGTCACTTTGGGGGCTTCAAGCAAAAATGTCACAAAAGCTTGGAGTTCGCTCAATGTTCTTGCTATGCTAGTGACAGAAGATCCTCGTGGTGTGTCTTTGGAAGACAATGATCCTCGGGCAAAGGAAATCACTGCAGCTGTTTCTGCAATCCAACTTCAGTAA
- the LOC107791243 gene encoding uncharacterized protein LOC107791243, translated as MVGIFSRFSVSRSAGHRRTQSALDEREVFPPNSEAIDAAATTAGAPSVTPNGIENAVEFKPVEHPTEPLNIDRPIQCPFPEPSILNDGRIWKERVPAVRIRKPDIPVMKEGRAADAEAARTIPRPPMNRVILPSISAPEHSLLKLLEESGIC; from the exons ATGGTGGGCATTTTTTCTAGATTTTCTGTCAGCAGATCAGCTGGCCATCGTCGGACTCAAAGTGCACTT GATGAAAGGGAAGTGTTTCCCCCAAATTCAGAGGCAATAGATGCTGCTGCTACTACAGCTGGAGCTCCCTCTGTTACGCCTAATGGTATTGAAAATGCAGTCGAGTTCAAGCCAGTTGAACACCCAACTGAGCCGCTCAATATTGATCGACCAATTCAATGTCCATTTCCAGAACCTTCAATATTGAAT GATGGAAGAATATGGAAAGAGCGAGTCCCTGCTGTGCGAATTAGAAAGCCTGATATTCCAGTTATGAAGGAAGGAAGAGCTGCCGACGCAGAGGCAGCTCGAACAATACCTAGACCTCCCATGAATCGGGTTATTCTTCCATCAATAAGTGCACCAGAACATAGTCTGCTTAAACTGCTGGAGGAATCTGGGATTTGTTGA